Proteins encoded together in one Desulfobacterales bacterium window:
- a CDS encoding HNH endonuclease — MEQIFSDKLNEIFNKAELIQGISGIKIKSGDLHKIVGDYPGKYHRMPICCKVMKNNMKDCDKILEEPLSGQGATLKILYELPR; from the coding sequence ATGGAACAAATTTTTAGCGATAAATTAAATGAAATATTTAATAAAGCTGAATTGATACAGGGTATTTCTGGAATAAAAATTAAGTCTGGTGATTTACATAAAATAGTTGGGGATTATCCAGGGAAGTATCATAGAATGCCTATTTGTTGTAAAGTCATGAAGAATAATATGAAAGACTGCGATAAAATTTTAGAAGAGCCTCTAAGCGGACAAGGAGCTACTCTTAAAATTTTATATGAACTTCCAAGATGA